From Argopecten irradians isolate NY chromosome 12, Ai_NY, whole genome shotgun sequence, one genomic window encodes:
- the LOC138336300 gene encoding uncharacterized protein yields the protein MERLILAVVGLIVLTEARDVCDGNVGVQWQADPKDCSVFYMCVGEVRSQFRCPKGNVVDVSSKRCVRAGSAQDKCSGDKSSLDMCDGDKTNISAKSSCAKYIDCPASRSIGTIVVRECPYPKLFDEASLMCQEPDKVTCGGRWEPKQPCDYDINKCKTAHCIPCHLRMPSCDGYPDGPNTWSGRERSPYYVICKNDRVIDQTSCSGTKPQRFDPVLRRCVEYTPIIV from the exons ATGGAGAGACTGATACTGGCAGTAGTAGGTTTAATAGTTCTGACAGAAGCCAGAGACGTTTGTGATGGAAATGTTGGTGTCCAGTGGCAAGCCGACCCCAAGGACTGCTCCGTGTTCTACATGTGTGTTGGTGAAGTTAGGTCTCAGTTCCGCTGTCCGAAGGGAAACGTCGTAGATGTGAGCAGTAAGCGCTGTGTCAGAGCGGGGTCCGCCCAGGATAAGTGTTCAG GAGATAAATCAAGCTTGGACATGTGTGACGGAGATAAGACCAATATTTCTGCGAAGAGTTCCTGTGCAAAGTACATAGACTGCCCAGCTTCCAGAAGTATAGGAACCATAGTCGTCAGAGAGTGTCCATATCCTAAACTATTCGACGAGGCTTCATTAATGTGCCAGGAACCGGACAAAGTTACGTGCGGAGGTAGATGGGAACCAAAACAACCAT gtgattatgacatcaatAAGTGTAAGACCGCTCATTGCATCCCCTGTCATCTACGCATGCCTAGCTGTGACGGATATCCGGATGGACCGAACACGTGGTCCGGAAGAGAAAGGTCGCCATATTATGTTATTTGTAAAAACGACAGAGTCATTGACCAGACCAGCTGTTCAGGAACAAAGCCACAGCGATTCGATCCGGTGTTAAGAAGATGTGTTGAATATACTCCTATTATAGTTTAA
- the LOC138304634 gene encoding uncharacterized protein, whose product MKVLVILSALTYVLAIDIAKECESSTSVQWKEDPTDCSVFYLCYNGLRTKYSCPKNMVTDPNSQSCVPKESKLDKCSVKQVAPNCDGALKESCAKYMYCPFPRELGTPAIPEVRECAYPLLYDEDMKRCAHPDFVKCGDRFEPKDPCDYKANQCEGPNCVPCSARHPSCSGRPDGLNVWPGREQTPYFVVCRGERVIYQGLCPQGNKGRIFDPEASGCVDI is encoded by the exons ATGAAAGTACTTGTTATTTTATCGGCATTGACCTATGTCTTAGCCATAGATATCGCCAAGGAGTGCGAGAGTAGCACCAGTGTTCAGTGGAAAGAAGACCCGACAGATTGTTCCGTGTTCTATTTGTGTTACAATGGACTAAGAACGAAATACTCGTGTCCTAAGAACATGGTGACGGACCCTAATAGCCAGTCATGCGTACCAAAAGAATCCAAACTGGACAAAT gCTCAGTCAAACAAGTCGCTCCAAATTGTGATGGTGCCCTAAAGGAATCTTGtgccaaatacatgtactgccCATTCCCTAGGGAGCTGGGGACCCCCGCTATACCGGAAGTACGAGAATGTGCATACCCACTGCTGTATGATGAGGACATGAAACGGTGTGCCCATCCTGACTTCGTGAAATGTGGGGACAGATTCGAACCCAAGGATCCAT gTGATTACAAAGCCAATCAGTGTGAAGGTCCTAACTGTGTCCCTTGTAGCGCCCGTCATCCCAGCTGTTCCGGACGACCGGATGGACTGAATGTGTGGCCCGGGAGGGAACAGACCCCTTATTTTGTTGTCTGTCGAGGCGAGCGCGTGATCTACCAGGGTCTGTGTCCACAGGGAAACAAGGGACGGATTTTTGACCCAGAGGCATCAGGATGTGTTGATATATAA
- the LOC138336720 gene encoding uncharacterized protein produces MKVIVLLSALSVVSAFEITKECESSTGVQWKEDPTDCSVFYLCYNGLRTKYSCPPNMVTDPTSKACVPKGSKLDKCSYEIPVPQCYAGVKESCAKYIHCPASGDLVLPVIPEVRECPYPLLYDEDSKHCAHPDSVKCGDRFEPKDPCDYKTNQCEGPNCVPCSARHPSCSGQPNGLNVWPGREQTPYFVVCRGERVIYQGLCPQGKKGRIFDPEASGCVDI; encoded by the exons ATGAAAGTAATTGTTCTCTTATCAGCTTTGTCAGTTGTGTCAGCTTTTGAAATAACCAAGGAGTGCGAGAGTAGTACCGGTGTTCAGTGGAAAGAAGACCCGACAGATTGTTCCGTGTTCTATTTGTGTTACAATGGACTAAGAACGAAATACTCGTGTCCTCCGAACATGGTGACGGACCCTACCAGTAAAGCATGTGTACCCAAAGGATCCAAACTGGACAAAT GCTCGTACGAAATCCCTGTTCCACAATGTTATGCTGGTGTGAAAGAATCCTGCGccaaatacatacattgtcCAGCCTCCGGGGACCTGGTTCTGCCTGTTATACCGGAAGTACGTGAGTGTCCCTACCCGCTCCTGTACGACGAGGACAGTAAGCATTGTGCTCACCCAGACTCCGTAAAATGTGGAGACAGATTCGAACCAAAGGATCCAT GTGATTACAAAACCAATCAGTGTGAAGGTCCTAACTGTGTCCCGTGTAGCGCCCGACATCCCAGTTGTTCCGGACAACCGAACGGACTGAATGTGTGGCCCGGCAGGGAACAGACCCCTTATTTTGTTGTCTGTCGAGGCGAGCGCGTGATCTACCAGGGTCTGTGTCCACAGGGAAAGAAGGGCCGGATATTTGACCCAGAGGCATCAGGATGTGTTGATATATAA